A single region of the Agromyces sp. Leaf222 genome encodes:
- a CDS encoding pyridoxamine 5'-phosphate oxidase family protein: protein MPGTEKERIIELARGIPFGWLTTVTGDGKLVSRPMSPREVTDDGVIWYFAERDSRDASEISANANVGVTLNSGSTFVSFAGLAELVDDPARKDELWDAAVEAWLPDGPQSPNAVLIKVTAESGEYWDTPGGRIATLISFVKAKVTGERYDGGENETVVL, encoded by the coding sequence ATGCCCGGCACCGAGAAGGAACGCATCATCGAACTCGCGCGCGGCATCCCGTTCGGATGGCTGACGACCGTGACCGGCGACGGCAAGCTCGTCTCCCGGCCGATGTCGCCGCGCGAGGTGACCGATGACGGTGTGATCTGGTACTTCGCCGAGCGCGACTCGCGCGACGCGAGCGAGATCTCGGCGAACGCGAACGTCGGCGTCACCCTGAACTCGGGGTCGACGTTCGTCTCGTTCGCCGGTCTCGCCGAGCTCGTCGACGATCCCGCCCGCAAGGACGAACTGTGGGATGCCGCGGTCGAGGCGTGGCTGCCGGACGGCCCGCAGAGCCCGAACGCGGTGCTCATCAAGGTCACCGCCGAGTCGGGCGAGTACTGGGACACCCCGGGCGGGCGCATCGCCACCCTGATCAGCTTCGTCAAGGCGAAGGTGACCGGCGAACGCTACGACGGCGGCGAGAACGAGACCGTCGTGCTCTGA
- a CDS encoding lytic transglycosylase domain-containing protein, whose amino-acid sequence MSWDDELDADEHGGPRAARERATGWQIVRRVAAYSGVVVGVVALVVGAVVAVNIVGTATNPGGFAAPAADGPHVALPPTVAQPEQTADPEELEGDVLAEGDEPTAEESTGLSGSVPVPAELPLIDADWAGRIAAATDIPERALAAYALAHIVVATEHPECGVDWATIAAIGSVESGHGSHGGRSIDDAGHVQPPIIGRALDGNGVAKIADTDGGAFDGDTTWDRAVGPMQFIPSTWAKWGGDGDGDGVADPNQIDDAALTTANYLCASGSMTTPEGWRAAVYSYNHDNDYVDKVARVAQQYAAAAA is encoded by the coding sequence ATGTCCTGGGATGACGAACTCGACGCCGACGAGCACGGCGGGCCCCGTGCCGCCCGCGAGCGGGCGACCGGCTGGCAAATCGTTCGCCGCGTCGCCGCGTATTCGGGCGTGGTGGTCGGCGTCGTCGCGCTGGTGGTGGGCGCCGTCGTCGCGGTGAACATCGTCGGCACGGCGACCAACCCGGGCGGCTTCGCGGCACCGGCGGCCGATGGGCCGCACGTGGCCCTCCCGCCGACGGTGGCGCAGCCCGAGCAGACCGCCGATCCCGAGGAACTCGAGGGCGACGTGCTGGCCGAGGGCGACGAGCCGACGGCCGAGGAGTCCACCGGGCTGTCGGGCTCCGTGCCCGTGCCGGCCGAGCTGCCGCTGATCGACGCCGACTGGGCCGGTCGGATCGCCGCGGCGACCGACATACCCGAGCGCGCGCTCGCGGCGTACGCGCTCGCCCACATCGTGGTCGCCACCGAACACCCGGAGTGCGGGGTGGACTGGGCGACGATCGCCGCCATCGGCTCGGTCGAGTCCGGGCACGGGAGCCACGGCGGCCGGTCGATCGACGACGCGGGCCACGTGCAGCCCCCCATCATCGGCCGCGCGCTCGACGGCAACGGGGTGGCGAAGATCGCCGACACCGACGGGGGCGCGTTCGACGGCGACACCACGTGGGATCGCGCCGTCGGCCCGATGCAGTTCATCCCGTCGACCTGGGCGAAGTGGGGCGGCGACGGCGACGGCGACGGCGTTGCCGACCCGAACCAGATCGACGACGCCGCGCTCACCACGGCGAACTACCTGTGCGCATCCGGGTCGATGACCACGCCCGAGGGGTGGCGTGCGGCGGTCTACTCGTACAACCACGACAACGACTACGTCGACAAGGTCGCGAGGGTCGCTCAGCAGTACGCGGCGGCGGCCGCTTAG
- a CDS encoding APC family permease, protein MTTSAPTAPPVKLRRSLGLWAIVGLGLGYMTPMTVFDTFGYVSDESGGVVPLAYLFALVVMLFTAISYGRMTRVYPSAGSAYTYASETIHPNVGFLVGWTALLDYLLLPLVNALLLRQYFEAFFPDISGWVWVGGYVALITLLNLWSITSTSRVNATLLVFQVVLIVVFVGLAWGALNAGAGNGTPFSIEPLYHANVQIATVISAATIVCFSFIGFDAITMYTEEAKDANTVPKAIVLSLVIGGGLFFVAGWFTQSLFPSVEGLTEGTALPELAYSVGGMLFQILFVAAAVAAVAASSLASHASVSRMIYVMGRNGTGPISRRLSYVHPRFQTPAVAIVLVGIVSLGAAVADLDFIFSLINFGALIAFTVVNITVILHFAVRRREVRSASQIVRNIVLPVIGVVLTVVLWLNISSDAMIYGLLWLSIGVVALLVLTRLFRRPMRLSLEEDEVIAEGDEGEDALLAEDRRRLDSAE, encoded by the coding sequence ATGACCACCTCCGCACCCACCGCTCCCCCCGTGAAGCTCCGGCGTTCGCTCGGGCTCTGGGCGATCGTCGGCCTCGGCCTCGGCTACATGACCCCCATGACCGTGTTCGACACGTTCGGGTACGTCTCCGACGAGAGCGGCGGGGTGGTGCCGCTCGCCTACCTGTTCGCGCTCGTGGTGATGCTCTTCACCGCGATCAGCTACGGGCGCATGACGCGCGTCTACCCCTCGGCGGGTTCGGCGTACACGTACGCGTCCGAGACGATCCACCCGAACGTCGGCTTCCTCGTGGGGTGGACGGCCCTGCTCGACTACCTGCTGCTGCCGCTCGTGAACGCGCTGCTGCTGCGCCAGTACTTCGAGGCGTTCTTCCCCGACATCTCGGGCTGGGTCTGGGTCGGCGGGTACGTCGCGCTCATCACGCTCCTGAACCTGTGGAGCATCACGTCGACCTCGCGCGTGAACGCCACGCTGCTCGTCTTCCAGGTCGTGCTCATCGTCGTGTTCGTCGGCCTCGCCTGGGGAGCGCTCAACGCGGGCGCCGGCAACGGCACGCCGTTCAGCATCGAGCCGCTCTACCACGCGAACGTGCAGATCGCGACGGTGATCAGCGCGGCCACGATCGTGTGCTTCTCGTTCATCGGGTTCGACGCGATCACGATGTACACCGAGGAGGCGAAGGACGCGAACACCGTGCCGAAGGCGATCGTGCTCTCGCTCGTGATCGGCGGCGGGCTGTTCTTCGTCGCCGGGTGGTTCACCCAGTCGCTCTTCCCGAGCGTCGAGGGCCTCACCGAGGGCACCGCGCTGCCAGAGCTCGCGTACTCGGTCGGCGGCATGCTCTTCCAGATCCTCTTCGTCGCGGCCGCCGTCGCCGCGGTCGCCGCGTCGAGCCTCGCCTCGCACGCGAGCGTCTCCCGCATGATCTACGTCATGGGCCGCAACGGCACGGGTCCGATCTCGCGACGCCTGTCGTACGTGCACCCGCGGTTCCAGACGCCGGCGGTCGCGATCGTGCTCGTCGGCATCGTCTCGCTGGGCGCCGCGGTGGCCGACCTCGACTTCATCTTCTCGCTCATCAACTTCGGTGCGCTGATCGCGTTCACGGTCGTGAACATCACGGTGATCCTGCACTTCGCCGTGCGCCGCCGCGAGGTGAGGTCGGCGTCGCAGATCGTGCGCAACATCGTGCTGCCGGTCATCGGCGTCGTGCTCACCGTGGTGCTCTGGCTCAACATCAGCAGCGACGCGATGATCTACGGCCTCCTCTGGCTCTCGATCGGGGTGGTCGCGCTGCTGGTGCTGACTCGCCTGTTCCGCCGTCCGATGCGCCTCTCGCTCGAGGAGGACGAGGTCATCGCCGAGGGCGACGAGGGCGAGGACGCCCTGCTCGCCGAGGACCGCAGGCGACTCGACTCGGCCGAGTAG
- a CDS encoding nucleoside deaminase, translating to MPISEADLVHLRRAVELAREALDSGDGPFGSVLVDALGVERFADRNREESTGDATRHPEFEIARWAAVNLTPEQRAAATVYTSGEHCAMCSAAHAWVGLGRIAYVASAEQISGWRAAAGSAPSAVAPLPITAVAPAVVVDGPADELVPEVRALIVRAVRQG from the coding sequence ATGCCGATCTCCGAAGCCGATCTCGTCCACCTGCGTCGCGCCGTCGAACTCGCACGCGAAGCGCTCGACTCGGGCGACGGCCCGTTCGGCTCGGTGCTCGTCGATGCGCTCGGCGTCGAACGGTTCGCCGATCGCAACCGCGAAGAGAGCACGGGCGATGCGACGCGGCATCCGGAGTTCGAGATCGCGCGCTGGGCGGCCGTGAACCTGACGCCCGAGCAACGCGCGGCGGCCACCGTCTACACGTCGGGGGAGCACTGCGCCATGTGCTCCGCGGCGCACGCGTGGGTCGGCCTCGGGCGCATCGCGTACGTCGCCTCGGCCGAGCAGATCTCCGGCTGGCGTGCGGCGGCGGGCAGCGCTCCGTCGGCGGTCGCCCCGCTCCCGATCACGGCCGTCGCGCCCGCCGTGGTCGTCGACGGGCCGGCCGACGAGCTCGTGCCCGAGGTGCGCGCGCTCATCGTGCGGGCTGTGCGGCAGGGCTGA
- a CDS encoding response regulator — MSDIRVLVVDDEPITAEAHAEYVRRLDGFAVAGVAHDGKEAIRLLRDSLEGDGSRRGSVDLVLLDMNLPDIHGIELCRRIRTAGLEVDVIAISAVRDVSVVRASVNLGIVAYLIKPFTFPVFAERLRGYLEFRAGFDEGAGTTTQDEVDQSLARLRSPGSVPLEKGLTGDTLGRIVKALRGRADAVSASELAGELAISRVTARRYLEHLADEGSVERAPRYGTPGRPELEYRWRQG; from the coding sequence ATGAGCGACATCCGCGTGCTCGTCGTCGACGACGAGCCCATCACGGCCGAGGCGCACGCCGAGTACGTGCGCCGACTCGACGGCTTCGCGGTCGCGGGCGTGGCGCACGACGGCAAGGAGGCGATCCGGCTGCTGCGGGACTCGCTCGAGGGCGACGGCTCGCGACGGGGATCGGTCGACCTCGTGCTGCTCGACATGAACCTGCCCGACATCCACGGCATCGAGCTGTGCCGGCGCATCCGCACCGCCGGACTCGAGGTCGACGTGATCGCCATCTCGGCCGTGCGCGACGTGTCGGTCGTGCGCGCCTCGGTGAACCTCGGCATCGTGGCCTACCTCATCAAGCCGTTCACCTTTCCGGTGTTCGCCGAACGGCTGCGCGGCTACCTCGAGTTCCGTGCGGGCTTCGACGAGGGCGCGGGCACCACGACGCAGGACGAGGTCGACCAGTCGCTCGCGCGCCTGCGCTCGCCGGGGTCGGTGCCGCTCGAGAAGGGGCTCACGGGCGACACCCTCGGACGCATCGTGAAGGCGTTGCGAGGGCGGGCCGACGCCGTCTCGGCGAGCGAGCTCGCCGGGGAGCTGGCCATCTCACGGGTCACCGCCCGGCGATACCTCGAGCACCTGGCCGACGAGGGCTCGGTCGAGCGGGCGCCGCGGTACGGCACGCCCGGTCGGCCGGAGCTCGAGTACCGCTGGCGGCAGGGCTGA
- a CDS encoding ATP-binding domain-containing protein, protein MLGRPSDELNLTERDALVAHHAQRLQGLRTASYGLLFGGIETDEGERFRIGRIGLSDPDDGERLLIDWRAPVARPFYTATPLHREGVKARRRISSTDRTVTAVYDEPLLVDLDHPDAVAETAGDGADAALMAALDRPRTAHMSDIVGTIQREQDAIIRGPLAGTLVVQGGPGTGKTAVALQRAAYLLYEHRNRLSKSVVLIVGPNLRFLEYISQVLPSLGEDSAVLVTPSTLVPGVTATATDSAVAAEFKGRLDIVAALKQAVRAFEVSHDGDLVLRPAGLKPMTLDGRLLARVRSRGRAGATPHNAARPKFEKALLTEILRLEDAEHGASAMEDWERRADWAEDPAVQELFDELWPLLDPVDVIRELFSDADRLDAAFPSIDPSLRSALLRPREHGLTPADIPLVDELAELLGHDPRPMTAAAAQARADRATDLAYAQNVLDMVTDADADEDHLSAPVEIVSAAMLADRQVAGDGRTPAERAMADREWVYGHVIVDEAQETSPMLLRALIRRCPSRSMTLVGDANQYTATDAPFTWAGLLDPQVPRWSRTDLTVNYRTPGRIMRLATGVLRRIDPGVHEPTSARDGEHEPSVVRVAPADLGEATARAAVESLAQSEGTVGVIAPLGVLGALREVRAAEAAAAAASGAADRLWVGTPDDAKGLEFDAVVVAVPPMPAPQAVSVATWKRLYVALTRPTQRLTVVEAGDVIG, encoded by the coding sequence ATGCTCGGCCGACCCAGCGACGAGCTGAACCTCACCGAGCGCGATGCCCTCGTCGCGCACCATGCGCAGCGCCTCCAGGGGCTCCGCACCGCGTCGTACGGCCTGCTCTTCGGCGGCATCGAGACCGATGAGGGCGAGCGGTTCCGCATCGGCCGCATCGGGCTCAGCGACCCCGACGACGGCGAACGACTGCTCATCGACTGGCGTGCGCCCGTGGCGCGCCCGTTCTACACGGCGACGCCGCTGCACCGTGAGGGCGTCAAGGCCAGGCGTCGCATCTCGTCGACCGATCGCACCGTGACGGCGGTCTACGACGAGCCGCTGCTCGTCGACCTCGACCACCCCGACGCCGTCGCGGAGACTGCGGGCGATGGGGCGGATGCCGCGCTCATGGCCGCACTCGACCGGCCGCGCACGGCGCACATGAGCGACATCGTCGGCACGATCCAGCGCGAGCAGGATGCGATCATCCGCGGTCCGCTCGCGGGCACCCTCGTCGTGCAGGGCGGGCCGGGCACCGGCAAGACGGCCGTCGCCCTGCAGCGCGCGGCGTACCTGCTCTACGAGCACCGCAACCGGCTCTCGAAGTCGGTCGTGCTCATCGTCGGCCCGAACCTGCGGTTCCTCGAGTACATCTCGCAGGTGCTGCCGTCGCTCGGCGAGGACTCGGCCGTGCTCGTCACGCCGAGCACGCTCGTGCCCGGCGTCACCGCGACCGCGACCGATTCCGCCGTCGCGGCCGAGTTCAAGGGCCGGCTCGACATCGTCGCCGCGCTCAAGCAGGCCGTGCGCGCCTTCGAGGTCTCGCACGACGGCGACCTCGTGCTGCGCCCGGCCGGCCTCAAGCCGATGACCCTCGACGGCCGGCTGCTCGCGCGCGTGCGCTCGCGTGGCCGCGCCGGCGCGACGCCGCACAACGCGGCCCGGCCGAAGTTCGAGAAGGCGCTGCTGACCGAGATCCTGCGCCTCGAGGATGCCGAGCACGGTGCCTCGGCGATGGAGGACTGGGAGCGGCGCGCCGACTGGGCCGAAGACCCGGCCGTGCAGGAGCTCTTCGACGAGCTCTGGCCGCTGCTCGACCCGGTCGACGTGATTCGCGAGCTGTTCAGCGACGCCGACCGGCTCGACGCGGCGTTCCCCTCGATCGACCCGTCGCTGCGATCGGCGCTGCTCCGCCCCCGCGAGCACGGCCTCACGCCCGCCGACATCCCCCTCGTCGATGAGCTCGCCGAGCTGCTCGGCCACGATCCGCGGCCGATGACCGCCGCCGCGGCGCAGGCGAGGGCCGACCGGGCGACCGACCTCGCCTACGCGCAGAACGTGCTCGACATGGTGACCGACGCCGATGCCGATGAAGACCACTTGAGCGCGCCCGTCGAGATCGTGAGCGCCGCGATGCTCGCCGACCGCCAGGTCGCCGGCGATGGCCGCACGCCCGCGGAGCGCGCGATGGCCGACCGCGAGTGGGTCTACGGCCACGTCATCGTCGACGAGGCGCAGGAGACGAGCCCGATGCTGCTGCGCGCGCTCATCCGCCGCTGCCCGTCGCGGTCGATGACCCTCGTCGGCGACGCGAACCAGTACACGGCCACCGACGCCCCGTTCACCTGGGCGGGCCTGCTCGACCCGCAGGTGCCGAGATGGAGCCGCACCGACCTCACCGTCAACTACCGCACCCCCGGTCGCATCATGCGGCTCGCGACCGGCGTGCTGCGCCGTATCGACCCGGGCGTGCACGAGCCGACGTCGGCTCGCGACGGCGAGCACGAGCCCAGTGTCGTGCGCGTCGCACCCGCCGACCTCGGAGAGGCGACCGCGCGGGCGGCCGTCGAGTCGCTCGCGCAGAGCGAGGGCACGGTCGGCGTGATCGCACCGCTCGGGGTGCTCGGCGCCCTGCGCGAGGTCCGCGCGGCCGAGGCCGCCGCGGCCGCCGCGAGCGGCGCTGCCGACCGGCTCTGGGTGGGCACGCCCGACGACGCGAAGGGCCTCGAGTTCGACGCCGTCGTGGTGGCCGTGCCGCCGATGCCGGCGCCGCAGGCGGTCTCCGTCGCGACGTGGAAGCGGCTCTACGTCGCACTCACGAGGCCGACGCAACGGCTCACCGTCGTCGAGGCGGGCGACGTCATCGGCTGA
- a CDS encoding FAD-binding oxidoreductase, with translation MSASVIDARTAHAAGVQRLLASYRAVPATSSVRLAKRTSNLFRTRAKADAAGLDTSGLTHVISVDPEARTADVAGMCTYEDLVDATLPFGLVPLVVPQLKTITLGGAVTGLGIESTSFRNGLPHESVLEMDILTGAGEVVTASRGDGEHGENADLFRAFPNSYGTLGYAVRLRIELEPVEPFVALTHVRFHDLGELVAAMGRIVATGEHEGERVDFLDGVVFSADEGYLCLGRRTAASGPVSDYTGQQVYYRSMQHDDGAKRDRLTVHDYLWRWDADWFWCSAAFGAQQPLVRRLWPRRLRRSSSYARLMRLERRYGIGDRLERVKGRPPRERVIQDVEVPIERTAEFLDWFLANVPIEPIWLCPLQLRGDDAWPLYPLEPHRTYVNVGFWSTVPVGATEGETNRLIEREVSALDGHKSLYSDAFYSRDEFDALYGGDAYRSAKARFDPDSRLLDLYAKAVQRR, from the coding sequence GTGTCCGCGTCCGTGATCGACGCACGTACTGCTCACGCCGCCGGCGTCCAGCGCCTGCTCGCGAGCTATCGCGCGGTGCCCGCGACCTCTTCGGTGCGGCTCGCGAAACGCACCTCGAACCTCTTCAGGACGCGCGCGAAGGCGGATGCCGCGGGGCTCGACACGTCGGGCCTGACCCACGTCATCTCGGTCGACCCCGAGGCGCGCACGGCCGACGTCGCGGGCATGTGCACCTACGAGGACCTCGTCGACGCGACGCTGCCCTTCGGCCTGGTGCCGCTCGTCGTACCGCAGCTGAAGACGATCACCCTCGGGGGCGCCGTCACGGGTCTCGGCATCGAGTCGACGTCGTTCCGAAACGGGCTGCCGCACGAGTCGGTGCTCGAGATGGACATCCTCACCGGGGCCGGCGAGGTGGTGACGGCGTCGCGCGGTGACGGCGAGCACGGTGAGAACGCCGACCTGTTCCGAGCGTTCCCGAACTCGTACGGCACGCTCGGCTACGCCGTGCGCCTGCGCATCGAGCTCGAGCCCGTCGAGCCGTTCGTCGCGCTGACGCACGTGCGGTTCCACGACCTCGGCGAGCTCGTGGCCGCGATGGGGCGCATCGTCGCGACGGGCGAGCACGAGGGCGAGCGGGTCGACTTCCTCGACGGGGTCGTGTTCAGCGCCGACGAGGGCTACCTCTGCCTCGGCCGGCGCACCGCGGCATCCGGCCCGGTCAGCGACTACACCGGCCAGCAGGTCTACTACCGGTCGATGCAGCACGACGATGGCGCGAAGCGCGACCGGCTCACCGTGCACGACTACCTCTGGCGGTGGGACGCCGACTGGTTCTGGTGCTCCGCGGCGTTCGGCGCGCAGCAGCCGCTCGTGCGCCGGCTGTGGCCCCGGCGGTTGCGGCGCAGCAGCTCCTACGCGCGGCTCATGCGGCTCGAACGCCGCTACGGCATCGGCGATCGGCTCGAGCGGGTGAAGGGCCGGCCGCCGCGCGAGCGCGTCATCCAGGACGTCGAGGTGCCGATCGAGCGCACCGCGGAGTTCCTCGACTGGTTCCTCGCGAACGTGCCGATCGAGCCGATCTGGCTCTGCCCGCTGCAACTGCGCGGCGACGACGCCTGGCCGCTCTACCCGCTCGAGCCGCACCGCACCTACGTCAACGTCGGCTTCTGGTCGACCGTGCCGGTCGGCGCGACCGAGGGCGAGACGAACCGCCTGATCGAGCGCGAGGTCTCGGCGCTCGACGGCCACAAGTCGCTCTACTCCGACGCGTTCTACTCGCGCGATGAGTTCGACGCGCTCTACGGCGGCGACGCCTACCGATCCGCCAAGGCGCGGTTCGACCCCGACTCACGACTCCTCGACCTCTATGCGAAGGCGGTGCAACGTCGATGA
- a CDS encoding class I SAM-dependent methyltransferase, whose product MTTTKGPMTGTAGSNDPTEPNDPFGRADAAGGPDAAGKLTLAQILEIFAGGRLPLRFTAYDGSSAGPPDAALGIELTSPRGTTYLATGRGDLGLARAYIAGDLEIHGVHPGDPYELLKALADELVFKLPPPKLMAQVVRSIGVEHLRPIAPPPQEVPPRWRRVAEGLRHSKSRDAEAIHHHYDVSNTFYEWVLGPSMTYTCACYPSLEATLDEAQENKYRLVFEKLRLKPGDRLLDVGCGWGGMVRYAARRGVRAIGVTLSEEQTSWAQRAIDDEGLSGLAEVRFGDYRDIRETGFDAVSSIGLLEHIGVKNYASYFGFLQSRLRTGGLLLNHCITRPDNTSQPSAKGFIDRYVFPDGELTGSGRIIREAQDVGLEVLHEENLRPHYALTLRDWCANLVAHWDEAVAEVGLPTAKVWGLYMAGSRLAFESGGIQLHQVLAVRPDEHGGNGGLPLRPWWAA is encoded by the coding sequence ATGACGACGACCAAGGGACCGATGACCGGCACGGCGGGTTCGAACGACCCGACGGAACCGAATGATCCGTTCGGCCGAGCGGATGCCGCGGGCGGCCCGGATGCCGCAGGCAAGCTCACGCTGGCGCAGATCCTCGAGATCTTCGCGGGCGGGCGCCTGCCCCTGCGGTTCACCGCGTACGACGGGAGCTCGGCGGGTCCGCCCGATGCGGCGCTCGGGATCGAGCTGACGAGCCCGCGCGGCACGACGTATCTCGCGACAGGTCGTGGCGACCTGGGCCTCGCGCGTGCGTACATCGCCGGCGATCTCGAGATCCACGGGGTGCACCCGGGCGATCCCTACGAACTGCTGAAGGCCCTGGCCGACGAGCTCGTCTTCAAGCTGCCGCCGCCCAAGCTCATGGCGCAGGTCGTGCGGTCGATCGGCGTCGAGCACCTGCGCCCCATCGCCCCGCCGCCGCAGGAGGTGCCGCCGAGGTGGCGCAGGGTCGCCGAGGGGCTGCGGCACAGCAAGTCGCGCGACGCCGAGGCGATCCACCACCACTACGACGTCTCGAACACGTTCTACGAGTGGGTGCTCGGGCCGTCGATGACGTACACCTGCGCCTGCTATCCCTCGCTCGAGGCGACGCTCGACGAGGCCCAGGAGAACAAGTACCGGCTCGTCTTCGAGAAGCTTCGGCTGAAGCCGGGCGACCGCCTGCTCGACGTCGGATGCGGCTGGGGCGGCATGGTGCGCTACGCCGCACGCCGCGGTGTGCGGGCGATCGGGGTCACCCTGTCCGAGGAGCAGACGTCGTGGGCGCAGCGCGCCATCGACGACGAAGGCCTCTCCGGCCTGGCCGAGGTGCGGTTCGGCGACTACCGCGACATCCGCGAGACCGGCTTCGACGCCGTCTCGTCGATCGGACTGCTCGAGCACATCGGGGTCAAGAACTACGCCTCGTACTTCGGGTTCCTGCAGTCGCGGCTGCGCACGGGCGGGCTGCTGCTCAACCACTGCATCACCCGCCCCGACAACACCTCGCAGCCCTCGGCGAAGGGATTCATCGACCGGTACGTCTTCCCCGACGGGGAGCTCACGGGCTCCGGCCGCATCATCCGCGAGGCGCAGGATGTCGGGCTCGAGGTGCTGCACGAGGAGAACCTGCGACCGCACTACGCGCTCACCCTGCGCGACTGGTGCGCGAACCTCGTCGCCCACTGGGACGAGGCGGTCGCCGAGGTCGGCCTGCCCACCGCGAAGGTGTGGGGGCTGTACATGGCAGGGTCGCGGCTCGCGTTCGAGTCCGGCGGCATCCAGCTGCACCAGGTGCTGGCCGTCAGGCCCGACGAGCATGGCGGCAACGGGGGGCTGCCGCTGCGGCCGTGGTGGGCGGCCTGA